CCCAGGCAAGGCAAGATGAGCGCTCGCCTGCCCGGTACCACGTGGCTGCGGTTCAGCTTTGTGGACACATGCACCGTCAGGTTGCACTGCCGCAGCCCGGCGGCGGTAAAAGCCGTGTCGGGCGTGGCCGAGAGAAAATTACCTCCCATAGCTACAAACACCCTGGCTTTCCCCTCGTTCATGGCCTTGATGGCATTGACCACGTCGAAGCCCTTGCGCCGGGGCGGCTCAAATTTATAAACCGCCTGCAGCATGTCGAGAAAAGCGGGCGGCGGCATCTCCCATATCCCCATCGTGCGGTCGCCCTGCACATTGCTGTGCCCCCGCACCGGGCAGGTGCCCGCACCGGGTTTGCCGATGCTGCCCTTCAGCAACAGCAGGTTCACCACTTCCTTGATGTTATCGACCGCGTTCTCGTGCTGCGTCAGTCCCATGGCCCAGCAAACGATGATGTTCTTCTTTTCTATCAGGAGCCTGGCCGCTTCCCGGATCAATTCTTTCTCCACGCCGCTCTGGCTGGCGCAGAGATCAAAATCCTGCTGACCCAGTTCATATATAAACTGCGCATAGCCCTGGGTCTGCCGCCCGATAAACGCGTGGTCGAAAACGGAGCCCGGGTTTGCCTTCTCCGCCTCCAGCATCACCAGCATCAGGGCCTTCAGCAGCGGAACATCCCCGTTTATGCGCACCTGCAGGAAGATATCGGCGAGCGGCGTGCCGCCCGACAGGATTTTGGACGGACTTTGCGGATTCACAAAGTGCAAAAGCCCCGGCTCAGGAATCGGGTTGACGGCGATGATCTTTCCGCCGTTCAGTTTGCACTTTTCCAGCGCCGACAACATACGGGGATGGTTGGTGCCCGGGTTCTGCCCCAGAATCATGACCACTTCGGCCTGGTAAAAATCCTCCAGCGTCACCGAGCCTTTCCCGATGCCCAGGGTGTCGGTAAGGGCCTTGCCGCTGCTCTCGTGGCACATATTGGAGCAGTCAGGCAGGTTGTTGGTCCCGAACTGCCGTACGAACAGCTGGTATAAAAAAGCGGCCTCGTTGCTGGTGCGGCCTGAGGTATAGAAGACAGCCTCGTCGGGGCTTGCCAGGGCATTCAGTTCGTCTGCCAGTATGCCGAATGCCTCGTCCCAGGAAACAGGCTCGTAATGTGAGGCACCTTCTTTCAGCAGAACAGGTTCGGTCAGGCGGCCTTTTTTACCTATCTCGAAATCACTCCAGGCCCCAATCTCGTTGATGCTGTGCCTGCGGAAAAAGTCAGCCCCTATTTTCTTGTCCTGCGCTTCTTCCGCAATGGCCTTGAGGCCGTTCTCACAGTATTCGCCCAGTGCGGAGCGCTCGTCGTCCGGGTCGGGCCAGGCACAGCCGGGGCAGAGGAAGCCGTCTTTCTGGTTCAGCTTAAGCGCAGCCTTAACCGCGGCGGACGGCGCCATATAGGTATAGGCCTGCTTCATGGCCGACCAGACGGCTGGCACCCCCGCAGCGCTTTTGCTGAGTTTGCCGGTCCTCAGCCCCGTGAACTTCTCCGGCGTCAGTTCGTTATTTGAATCTTGCTCTCTCAATTCCTTTGGTTTTAAGGCTGTTCGCCACCTGCAGGCAGCATCCGCTCTGTGGCAAAAAAGGCCTACATGATCCGCTCGCGCCCGGTATATATGTTAAACCTGTCCTTGCTCAGAAACCCCACGAGCGTCATGCCGCACTCTTCGGCCAGCTCGATAGCCAGGCTCGAGGGCGCGCCGATGGCACACAGCAGGGGAGCCCCCACCATCCTGGCTTTCTGCACCAGCTCAAAGCTGAGGCGGCCACTGAACAGCAGCATATAATCCCGCACAGGGATCAGGCCTCTCTTCAGCATCCCCCCGACTAATTTGTCCATGGCGTTGTGGCGCCCCACGTCTTCCTGCACCAGCAGTAGATGACCGCTTGTGTCAAACAGCCCGCACGCGTGGATGCCCCCCGTTCGCTGGTATGCTTCCTGAAGCTGCCTTAGCTTTTCCGGCAGGGTGACCAGCAGTTCGCCGCTCACCAGCGGCCGGTGCGGAATCACGAGAAAGGAGGGCAACTGCTGCACCTGGTCCAGCGCCGCTTTACCGCACAGGCCGCAGGCAGAAGTCATATATAGCCGCGGCTGCACCTGCGCTGCCCTGGCTGCCGCGCCGGGGGCGAGGTGTACGAGTAGCGCCTGCCCGGTTGTGTTTTCCTCCGTCTGGTTCCTGGCAAACCGCATGGCAACAATATCTTCCGGTTTATGGATGATGCCTTCGGTAAACAGAAACCCCCTTGCCAGGTCAAAGTCATCTCCTGGTGTGCGCATCGTTACGGCGAGGCTCTTCCAGTCGCGCCCAGGGTGCATCAGCACTATCTCCAGCGGCTCCTCCACCGCCACCACATCTTCGGCCTGCCGGCAGCCTTCCGGCCCAAACCGGTAGACGCTCCTCGCTGCAGATTTGGTAAAAGCGCTGTCATCGTTTGTATCAACCATTCCGGTATTTCAGCAAGTACTATATGGATGTTCTGCGGCACAGCATGATTGCTAACAGACCTTGCTTTGCGCCGTTTCTCCTGTATCCTGCCTTCCAGTAAAATAATCTTTACCGATGAAAGGTGCCTCCGATACCAGTGTTTTCCGTGCCGCCGCTCCGGATATATGCGCTATATAAGATGAATCGCCTCGCATATTTATTTAAAACGGATGATAGCGCCACCGGGGGCAGTCCGTGCCGCCAGCGTAAGATTCAAAAACATGCGGCACACAAGGGTACGGGTGGCAGCAAAAGCAGAACCTTAATATAGCAAGGTTTCGACAGTCCGGCAACAAGGCCCCCAATTTATATATGTCCTTGCGTGCAGCGCCCCGCTATATATGGTGTCAGCCTCCTTCTATATGGCAGCAGCGCCCCAGCTATATATAAGGGTATATTCCTGCGTCCGACGAGCCCGGGCTGCTGCTTCTTACCCGCAACCGCCGCCGGGCAGTATTCTTTCTGTCGTAGTTTTATGGGTAAATGCTTGTGTTGGTGCGCAATAAAAAATATATTTATAGATGTATAGGTAAAATACGGCAGTCTGATCCAAGCCTTAGTTAAAAGTAAAACCTCTTTCTTACAGGCAGTTTGCTTCAACCCGGCTGTTCAGGAGCCTTTCCTGTATATGATATAATCGGAAAAAAGCGAAGCCCCTTGGATGGGACGGCTTCCCTGCGCACCCGGACAAACTATTTATGGCTCCGGTAAAGCAAGGCAGGGCGCATGTAAGGGCTGCGTTACAGATTTTTTATATAGACCACTTTCACTGACACCTTGGAGCACCTCGTTCAATTCTTAGGCCGACTTCACCCCCTGGTAGTGCATCTCCCGATCGGCATCCTGTTTCTGGCCATCGGCTTAGAACTTCCTGCCCGGCGGAAGAAGTATGCTTTCCTGGCCCCGGCCTTGCCGCTGCTCTGGGGAGGCGGTTTTGTAAGTGCGGTGGTGGCCTGCGTGGCGGGTTTTTTATTGAAGCTGAGCGGCGACTATGAGTCGGAGGCTTTGGACACCCACCAGTATATGGGCATTGCGCTGGCCGTTACCGCCGGTATAGTTTTTTATCTCAAAAAATACAGGATCTATCTGCGGCTCCAGTTGCCGGTGGCAGTGCTGGCTGGGATGCTGCTGGTGGGCACCGGCCATTTGGGAGGGAACCTGACGCACGGCGAGGATTTCCTGACACAGCCGCTGCTGGCGTTCTTGGGAAAGGAGCCGGTAAAAGTGGTGCGGGAGCCGATTGCTGATATAAACAAGGCGGTGGTGTTCCTGGACCTGGTGCAGCCGGTGCTGGAAGAGAAATGCTACAAATGCCACAACAACTCCAAGCAGAAAGGAAAGCTGCGGCTCGACTCCCCGGAGCACATCCTGAAAGGAGGGAAGCATGGGGAGGTGCTGGTGGCGGGCAACGCGGCAAACAGCGAGCTCTACAAGCGCCTGCTGCTGCCGGAGGAAGATGACGAGCGGATGCCCCCCAAAGGAAAAACGCAGCTGACCGAGGAAGAGATTGAGCTGATCCGGTGGTGGATTGCGCAGGGGAAGGCCGATTTTAAAACCACCGTGGCCCAGGTGCCCCAGGACGATGAAATCAAGCCCATACTCGCGCAATATGGCAGCGGCGAAAGTGGGGAGGAGGAAGGGGCCGGGACAACCATGGACATACCCGCTGTAGAAGTGGCGAAAGCTGACCCGGCGGCTGTGGAGGGCATCCGCAAAGTGGGAGGGACTGTTGCCTACCTCACGCCGGAAAAAACATTTCTGGCGGTGAACATGGTCAATAACCCGGATTTTTCGGATGAGCAGATGAGCGCCCTGCTGCCGCTCGGGGAGCAGATCGTCTGGCTGGACCTGTCTGACACCAAAGTCACGGACAAGGGCCTGCAGCAGGTGGCGAAGCTGAAAAACCTGACGCGCCTGAGCCTGGACAACACCGCTATCAGCGACGCGGGGCTTGTGCATTTGAAGGATTCGGAAGGCCTGCTCTACCTCAATCTGTACCATACCGGCATATCAGACAACGGCCTGAAAAACCTGGAGGGCATAAAGAACCTGAAGGCCCTGTACCTGTGGCAGACGCAGGTGACGCCGCAGGGGGTGGCCCTCGTAAAGCAAGCAATTGGAGATCATATCAAGATAAACTATGGAAGTGAAACGGATATCCTCTGAAGCGTGGCGGCGGATTGGCCTGAGTTCCTGCATCGCCCTGTTTGGTGCGGTGGCGTGGAGCAGCTGCTCTGAGCCGGAGTTGCCCGCAGACGTGGCGCAGGCCATGGCTGCGCTCCCGGCCACCATTGATTACAACCAGCACGTGAAGCCGATTCTCTCGGACCGGTGCTATGTCTGCCACGGCCCCGACGAGAACAAGCAGAAGGCCGATCTGCGCCTGGACCTGCCGGAGGTAGCCTATAAAAAAGAGGCAGAGAGCGGCCGCCTGGCGCTCGTGCCCGGCAGCCTGGCCAAGAGCGAGGTTTTCCATAGGATAACCAGCTCTGACCCAGAGTATATGATGCCCACCCCAGAGTCGCACCTGAGCCTGACGGCGCAGGAGAAAGCCATACTCATCAGGTGGATTCGGGACGGTGCCGAATACAAGCCGCACTGGTCGCTGGTGGCGCCGGTGAAGCCCGAAGTGCCGGAGGTGAAAACTACTGCCTGGGTGAAGAACCCGATAGACCGTTTTGTGCTGGCGAAGCTGGAGGAGAATGGCCTGAAGCCAAACCCAGGGGCCAGCAAAGAGACGCTCATCCGCCGCCTGTCGCTTGACCTGACCGGCCTCCCACCCACCATCCAGGAAATAGACGCCTTCTTAGCGGATAAATCTCCAGCTGCCTACGAGAAGGTCGTGGACCGCCTCCTGCGGTCGCCGCACTATGGCGAACGGATGGCGGTGGACTGGCTGGACGTGGCGCGGTACGCCGATACGCACGGCTACCAGGACGACGGGCTGCGGAACGCCTATCCCTGGCGCGACTGGGTGATCTCGGCTTTCAACCGCAACCTGCCTTACGACAAGTTCATTACCTGGCAGCTGGCCGGCGACCTGCTGCCCAACGCCACCAAAGAGCAGATAATCGCCACCTGCTTTCTGCGCAACCATCCTCAGAGCCAGGAGGGGGGCATTGTGGAGGAAGAGTACAGGGTGGAGTATGTGGCGGACAGGGTAGATACCTTCGGAAAGGCCTTACTGGCAACCAGTACCGAGTGCGCCCGCTGCCACGACCACAAGTATGACCCCATCTCGCAGAAAAACTACTTCGAGCTCTTCGCTTTCTTTAACAACAACAACGAGAGCGGCCAGGTGCCTTATACCGGCGAGGCGAGTCCCTCACTCATCCTCACCACGCCAGAGGCGGAAAAGTTGCTGACGTTCATTCGTGCAAAAGCCAAGCCACTGGAAGAGCAGGCGCAACAGACGGATGCTTACCAGGAGAATTTCGGGAAATGGCTAAACAGGGCGGCACAGCAGCCGCAGCTATATAGCCAGTCCGAGCAGGGGCTGGTGGGGCATTTCACCTTTGATGAAAAGACGCTGAAGAACCTGGCAGACGATTCGCTGGCAGCCTGGCTTTCAGGTGGCGAAGAGGGCAAGGGACCTGCTCCGGTTGCGGGTAAATTCGGGCAGGGCGTTCGCTTGGACGGGGACATGTCGGTTGACTTTAACGGGCACTTCACCACCGACCGGAACCAGCCCATCAGCGTCAGCACCTGGGTGAATGTGCTGAAGCCCGGCGAGACGGGCCCGCTGTTCAGCAGAACCAACGGTGAGCTGGACGGCTGGCGCGGCTACATCGTTGACCTGAACAAGGACCAGACCCTCACCATCCGTTTCTCGCACGTCTTCCCGGACAATGCCATTCACCTGCAAACACGCCAGAAGCTGCCGCCAAAGCAGTGGAACCATGTGGCACTGACCTATGACGGGAGCAGCAAGGCCAAAGGCATTCATTTATATATAAACGGCGAAGAGATCCCGCTCCTTGTCATCAACGACAACCTGAAGCAGAGCATGAAG
This window of the Pontibacter russatus genome carries:
- a CDS encoding FdhF/YdeP family oxidoreductase gives rise to the protein MREQDSNNELTPEKFTGLRTGKLSKSAAGVPAVWSAMKQAYTYMAPSAAVKAALKLNQKDGFLCPGCAWPDPDDERSALGEYCENGLKAIAEEAQDKKIGADFFRRHSINEIGAWSDFEIGKKGRLTEPVLLKEGASHYEPVSWDEAFGILADELNALASPDEAVFYTSGRTSNEAAFLYQLFVRQFGTNNLPDCSNMCHESSGKALTDTLGIGKGSVTLEDFYQAEVVMILGQNPGTNHPRMLSALEKCKLNGGKIIAVNPIPEPGLLHFVNPQSPSKILSGGTPLADIFLQVRINGDVPLLKALMLVMLEAEKANPGSVFDHAFIGRQTQGYAQFIYELGQQDFDLCASQSGVEKELIREAARLLIEKKNIIVCWAMGLTQHENAVDNIKEVVNLLLLKGSIGKPGAGTCPVRGHSNVQGDRTMGIWEMPPPAFLDMLQAVYKFEPPRRKGFDVVNAIKAMNEGKARVFVAMGGNFLSATPDTAFTAAGLRQCNLTVHVSTKLNRSHVVPGRRALILPCLGRTDKDVQGGQEQFVSVENSMGVVQSSKGVLTPPSDRLLSEVAIVSRMAQATLGGRTKVDWAGLSQNYDLVRDEIEKVIPGFEDYNRRVRQPGGLYLPNCNRANKFNTAPGKALFSVLPLPKPKLEADEYLMMTIRSHDQFNTTIYGLDDRYRGIFQERRVVMMHRKDMESAGLQQGDVVDLQSHFQGQLRAAPRFLVVPMDISRGCVATYFPEANVLVPIGQVAAGSNTPASKSVAIKITKATSPDGRH
- the fdhD gene encoding formate dehydrogenase accessory sulfurtransferase FdhD; the encoded protein is MVDTNDDSAFTKSAARSVYRFGPEGCRQAEDVVAVEEPLEIVLMHPGRDWKSLAVTMRTPGDDFDLARGFLFTEGIIHKPEDIVAMRFARNQTEENTTGQALLVHLAPGAAARAAQVQPRLYMTSACGLCGKAALDQVQQLPSFLVIPHRPLVSGELLVTLPEKLRQLQEAYQRTGGIHACGLFDTSGHLLLVQEDVGRHNAMDKLVGGMLKRGLIPVRDYMLLFSGRLSFELVQKARMVGAPLLCAIGAPSSLAIELAEECGMTLVGFLSKDRFNIYTGRERIM
- a CDS encoding c-type cytochrome domain-containing protein yields the protein MEHLVQFLGRLHPLVVHLPIGILFLAIGLELPARRKKYAFLAPALPLLWGGGFVSAVVACVAGFLLKLSGDYESEALDTHQYMGIALAVTAGIVFYLKKYRIYLRLQLPVAVLAGMLLVGTGHLGGNLTHGEDFLTQPLLAFLGKEPVKVVREPIADINKAVVFLDLVQPVLEEKCYKCHNNSKQKGKLRLDSPEHILKGGKHGEVLVAGNAANSELYKRLLLPEEDDERMPPKGKTQLTEEEIELIRWWIAQGKADFKTTVAQVPQDDEIKPILAQYGSGESGEEEGAGTTMDIPAVEVAKADPAAVEGIRKVGGTVAYLTPEKTFLAVNMVNNPDFSDEQMSALLPLGEQIVWLDLSDTKVTDKGLQQVAKLKNLTRLSLDNTAISDAGLVHLKDSEGLLYLNLYHTGISDNGLKNLEGIKNLKALYLWQTQVTPQGVALVKQAIGDHIKINYGSETDIL
- a CDS encoding DUF1553 domain-containing protein; the protein is MEVKRISSEAWRRIGLSSCIALFGAVAWSSCSEPELPADVAQAMAALPATIDYNQHVKPILSDRCYVCHGPDENKQKADLRLDLPEVAYKKEAESGRLALVPGSLAKSEVFHRITSSDPEYMMPTPESHLSLTAQEKAILIRWIRDGAEYKPHWSLVAPVKPEVPEVKTTAWVKNPIDRFVLAKLEENGLKPNPGASKETLIRRLSLDLTGLPPTIQEIDAFLADKSPAAYEKVVDRLLRSPHYGERMAVDWLDVARYADTHGYQDDGLRNAYPWRDWVISAFNRNLPYDKFITWQLAGDLLPNATKEQIIATCFLRNHPQSQEGGIVEEEYRVEYVADRVDTFGKALLATSTECARCHDHKYDPISQKNYFELFAFFNNNNESGQVPYTGEASPSLILTTPEAEKLLTFIRAKAKPLEEQAQQTDAYQENFGKWLNRAAQQPQLYSQSEQGLVGHFTFDEKTLKNLADDSLAAWLSGGEEGKGPAPVAGKFGQGVRLDGDMSVDFNGHFTTDRNQPISVSTWVNVLKPGETGPLFSRTNGELDGWRGYIVDLNKDQTLTIRFSHVFPDNAIHLQTRQKLPPKQWNHVALTYDGSSKAKGIHLYINGEEIPLLVINDNLKQSMKFAINKTNWGIQSFKLGRAGNKSISNVAYDEFRAYNRQLSKLEIAQFAGKAGFIEKLLRTPTAQLTAAQKDQLFTYYLLGFDKQYAAVQQQLIKLRGEENDLLTDQEEVMVYRERKEPRATFLLDRGVYDAPTERVHANTPESILPFDKDLPKNRLGLAKWLLSEEQPLFARVMVNRFWQQLFGQGIVKTSDDFGNQGDMPTHPELLDWLAVTFRENGWDVKDLLKTIVMSSTYRQGSIPTEQNLAKDPDNLLLSRAPSYRMTSEMIRDNALTASGMLVQDVGGESVYPYQPAGVWEALAVRNAVKYEQGYGDDLYRRSLYTIWKRSSPHPAMSNFDVPDRYMCTVRRQNTSTPLQALVLMNDVQFVEAARVLGGRMMREGGDTPEKRIIYAFRALTSRYPRKEEMEILLNLYQLERADLEQNPERAAQLLQEGEHPMDKTLKATELATCAVVASTLMNFDEFVTKR